The Fulvivirga ligni genome window below encodes:
- a CDS encoding TapB family protein: protein MNKITIILALVIFSFNAAFSQCNPYYNFKEGKKWEITSYDQKDKKTGKQAYEITSLNENSSGWKATLAFQVYDKKDKETMDKEVDMECKDGTIEMDMTRFIPAEALQSMESMNVKLEMESLDWPANLSVGQKLSDGAIHMKSNMFNMSTRITDRKVESKESITTPAGTFDCFKVTYKIISESIMTIEMYAVDYIAKDVGVVKSESYNSNKKLTGYSLLTSVN, encoded by the coding sequence ATGAATAAGATCACAATCATTCTCGCACTAGTAATATTTAGTTTTAATGCTGCTTTTTCCCAATGCAATCCGTACTATAATTTTAAAGAAGGAAAGAAATGGGAGATTACTTCCTATGATCAAAAAGATAAGAAGACGGGCAAGCAGGCTTACGAGATCACTTCATTAAATGAAAATTCCAGCGGGTGGAAGGCTACTTTAGCTTTTCAGGTATATGATAAGAAGGATAAGGAAACCATGGATAAAGAGGTGGATATGGAGTGTAAAGATGGTACCATAGAGATGGATATGACTAGATTCATTCCGGCTGAAGCGCTACAAAGCATGGAAAGTATGAATGTTAAGCTTGAAATGGAGTCATTAGACTGGCCAGCTAACCTCAGCGTAGGGCAGAAACTTAGTGATGGGGCTATTCATATGAAAAGCAACATGTTTAACATGTCTACAAGAATTACAGATAGAAAAGTGGAATCTAAAGAAAGTATAACCACACCAGCAGGAACCTTTGATTGTTTTAAAGTGACCTATAAGATCATTTCAGAGTCTATCATGACTATAGAGATGTATGCTGTTGACTATATCGCTAAAGATGTAGGTGTTGTAAAATCAGAAAGTTACAACTCAAATAAGAAATTAACAGGCTATAGTTTGCTCACCAGCGTCAATTAA
- a CDS encoding sigma-54-dependent transcriptional regulator, which translates to MIDDDEDVLLAAKLLLKKHAHQVIIEKNPKKIPFLLNNDSYDVILLDMNFSKDITSGKEGFYWLSQIIEKDPSAVVIMITAFGDVEMAVRALKEGATDFVLKPWQNEKLLATISTAIKLKKSYKEVDKLKKAKKQLEEDINQPFKDIIGHSKAIQEVFNLIEKVAKTDANVLILGENGTGKELVARAIHQRSLRKDNSFISVDMGAITESLFESELFGHKKGAFTDAKDDRAGRFEIANSGTLFLDEIGNLSMPLQSKLLTVLQGRQVTRIGTNNPINIDIRLICATNMPVEEMVHDNTFRQDLLYRINTVEIKLPPLRQRLEDIPLLAKHFLGSYAKKYRKEVNKINEDAIYKLQKYNWPGNIRELQHAMERAIIMSDNNELGAEDFFFLNNDRSSATDSSASVSADNLNLDEIEKSAIEKAISIHGGNISKAAKELGLTRASLYRRLEKHGL; encoded by the coding sequence ATGATTGATGATGACGAGGATGTGTTATTGGCAGCTAAACTGTTGCTCAAGAAACACGCTCATCAGGTAATCATTGAGAAAAACCCTAAAAAGATCCCTTTCCTGTTAAATAACGACAGTTATGATGTTATTCTGCTGGATATGAACTTCAGCAAAGACATCACCAGTGGTAAAGAGGGGTTTTATTGGCTCAGCCAGATTATAGAAAAAGATCCTTCAGCTGTGGTAATCATGATCACCGCCTTTGGAGATGTGGAAATGGCTGTAAGAGCTTTGAAGGAAGGAGCTACAGACTTTGTGCTGAAACCATGGCAGAATGAAAAACTACTAGCTACTATTTCTACAGCCATCAAGCTTAAAAAATCTTACAAAGAGGTAGATAAACTCAAAAAGGCTAAGAAGCAACTGGAAGAGGATATCAATCAGCCTTTTAAAGACATTATCGGTCACAGCAAAGCAATTCAGGAAGTATTTAACCTGATAGAAAAAGTAGCCAAGACGGATGCTAACGTCTTGATATTGGGTGAAAACGGAACTGGTAAAGAGTTAGTAGCTCGCGCCATTCACCAAAGATCATTACGAAAAGACAATAGCTTTATCAGTGTAGATATGGGTGCCATTACAGAGTCTTTATTTGAAAGTGAGCTATTTGGTCATAAAAAAGGAGCCTTTACTGATGCTAAAGATGATCGTGCCGGTAGATTTGAAATAGCGAATAGCGGCACCTTGTTTTTAGATGAAATTGGTAATCTCAGTATGCCTTTACAGTCTAAGCTACTTACCGTTTTACAGGGCAGGCAGGTTACTAGAATAGGAACGAACAACCCTATCAATATAGATATCAGACTAATCTGTGCCACCAACATGCCGGTAGAAGAAATGGTGCATGATAATACTTTCAGGCAAGATCTTTTGTATAGGATTAATACCGTTGAGATTAAACTACCGCCACTAAGACAGCGCCTGGAGGATATACCTCTTTTGGCTAAACACTTTTTAGGAAGCTATGCCAAGAAATACAGAAAAGAGGTAAATAAGATTAATGAAGATGCTATTTATAAGCTTCAAAAATATAACTGGCCAGGTAATATCAGAGAGCTGCAGCATGCCATGGAAAGAGCCATTATTATGAGTGATAATAATGAACTTGGTGCTGAAGATTTCTTCTTTTTAAACAATGATCGATCATCTGCTACTGACAGCTCTGCTTCTGTTTCAGCCGATAATCTCAATCTGGATGAAATAGAGAAATCAGCCATCGAAAAGGCCATAAGCATTCATGGTGGCAACATCTCTAAAGCCGCCAAGGAGCTGGGACTAACCCGAGCTTCATTATACAGACGCTTAGAAAAGCATGGACTTTAG